The following proteins are encoded in a genomic region of Deltaproteobacteria bacterium:
- a CDS encoding metalloregulator ArsR/SmtB family transcription factor, with the protein MHLYRALSCEESEVEPEQLQQVAFLAKSLSDVNRLRILHCISGEQKSVSAIVEELGLSQPLVSHHLKELKHSLLVTVERQGPFIYYELADQRILQIVEMLIQVANDLISGRKMF; encoded by the coding sequence ATACATTTATATCGTGCTTTATCGTGTGAGGAATCCGAGGTGGAACCTGAGCAACTTCAGCAAGTGGCCTTTTTGGCCAAAAGTCTTTCGGACGTAAATCGTCTCCGGATACTCCATTGTATCAGCGGCGAACAGAAGTCGGTCTCGGCCATTGTGGAAGAACTGGGCCTGTCCCAGCCGCTGGTATCACACCATCTGAAGGAACTCAAACACTCCCTCCTGGTCACTGTTGAGCGGCAGGGTCCGTTTATTTATTACGAGCTGGCGGATCAACGAATCTTACAAATCGTCGAGATGTTGATTCAGGTGGCAAACGATCTGATATCCGGCCGAAAGATGTTTTGA
- a CDS encoding acyl-CoA dehydrogenase family protein has product MEFGLSEELQMLRDMARDFAAEKIAPHADEWDEAHYYPYEEVIKPMGELGFFGTVIPEQYGGNEMGWLAAMILTEEMAKASSSVRVQINMQALGCAFTIFRYGTDELKERYIPKLVTAEYVGGFGITEPNAGSDVMALKSTAQDKGDHWLLNGSKTWISNASAADVIIYYAYTDREARGKGLSAFVVEPKNFNGVTTTDLDKLGTRSTPTGEIYLEDTKVPKENILGKPGDGSKIVFGSLNQSRLSAAAGGVGLAQACLDTVTAYCQEREQFGQSIGKFQMNQDMIAQVASEIEAARLMVYKAAWQKDQGNLGNTLEVAHAKYLAGEIAAKATQMAMRIMGAYGYSTEYPVARFYRDAPPYYMVEGSANICKWIIALDQLGIRKANR; this is encoded by the coding sequence ATGGAATTTGGCTTGAGTGAAGAGCTGCAGATGCTCCGCGATATGGCGCGCGATTTTGCCGCTGAAAAGATCGCGCCCCACGCGGATGAATGGGATGAGGCCCACTATTACCCCTATGAGGAAGTGATCAAACCGATGGGCGAGCTGGGATTTTTCGGCACCGTCATCCCGGAGCAATACGGCGGAAATGAAATGGGCTGGCTGGCGGCCATGATCCTCACCGAAGAGATGGCCAAGGCATCCAGCTCCGTAAGGGTGCAGATCAATATGCAGGCCCTTGGCTGCGCCTTTACCATTTTCAGGTACGGAACGGACGAACTGAAAGAAAGATATATTCCCAAGCTGGTGACCGCTGAATACGTGGGCGGATTCGGCATCACCGAACCCAATGCCGGTTCGGATGTCATGGCCCTGAAGTCCACGGCCCAGGACAAGGGGGATCACTGGCTTTTGAACGGCTCCAAGACCTGGATATCCAACGCCAGCGCAGCGGACGTCATTATCTACTATGCCTACACGGACAGGGAGGCCAGGGGAAAGGGGCTTTCCGCCTTTGTGGTGGAGCCCAAGAATTTCAACGGGGTGACGACCACCGACTTGGACAAGCTGGGCACCCGGTCCACGCCCACCGGGGAGATCTATCTCGAAGACACAAAGGTGCCCAAGGAAAATATCCTGGGAAAGCCCGGGGACGGGTCCAAAATCGTCTTCGGTTCCCTGAACCAGTCACGGCTTTCGGCCGCGGCCGGGGGCGTCGGTCTTGCCCAGGCGTGCCTCGACACGGTGACCGCCTACTGCCAGGAGAGGGAACAGTTCGGGCAATCCATCGGCAAGTTCCAGATGAACCAGGACATGATCGCCCAGGTGGCCTCCGAAATCGAGGCGGCGCGGCTGATGGTGTACAAGGCGGCATGGCAAAAGGATCAGGGCAATCTGGGAAACACCCTGGAGGTGGCCCATGCCAAGTATCTGGCGGGTGAGATCGCGGCCAAGGCCACCCAGATGGCCATGCGTATCATGGGCGCCTACGGCTATTCCACGGAATACCCGGTGGCCAGATTCTACCGGGACGCGCCCCCTTACTACATGGTGGAGGGTTCCGCCAATATCTGCAAGTGGATTATCGCCCTGGACCAGTTGGGCATCCGAAAGGCCAACCGGTAG
- the ahcY gene encoding adenosylhomocysteinase: MDYDIKDIGLAAKGRLRIEWAGMSMSVLKIIRERFQEEKPLKGLRLSACLHVTTETAALAKTLKAGGADVVVCASNPLSTQDDVAASLVADDEIPVFAIKGEDHGTYYSHILSALKHEPHLTMDDGADLVSSLHFIALKKWGDLESSVSEWGRGLSEADRERFLSNVIGGTEETTTGVIRLRSMEKDGVLQFPIISVNDADTKHLFDNRYGTGQSTVDGIIRATNRLIAGAVFVVSGYGWCGRGVATRAKGHGAHVIVCEVSPLRALEAVMDGFQVMPIARAAPLGDFFCTLTGDMNVIRAEHFLVMKDGAMVSNSGHFDVELDLKGLADASQTRRPVREFVEEFSLKNGRRVYLLGEGRLINLAAAEGHPSSVMDMSFANQALSAEYMAKSHADLKKKVYPVPAEIDEEIARLKLKSMGIEIDTLTEEQERYLSSWEMGT, translated from the coding sequence ATGGATTATGATATCAAGGACATCGGGCTGGCAGCAAAGGGCCGCCTGAGGATTGAATGGGCCGGGATGAGCATGTCGGTCCTCAAGATCATCAGAGAACGTTTTCAAGAGGAAAAACCCCTCAAGGGGCTCAGGCTTTCCGCCTGTCTCCATGTCACAACGGAAACCGCAGCCCTTGCCAAGACCCTGAAGGCCGGGGGGGCCGACGTGGTGGTGTGCGCGTCCAATCCCCTTTCAACCCAGGACGACGTGGCCGCTTCCCTGGTGGCAGATGACGAGATCCCGGTGTTTGCCATCAAGGGAGAGGATCATGGGACCTATTACAGTCATATCCTTTCAGCCCTCAAACACGAGCCCCACCTGACCATGGATGACGGCGCCGACCTGGTCAGTTCGCTCCATTTCATTGCCCTGAAAAAATGGGGCGATCTGGAGTCCTCTGTCAGTGAGTGGGGAAGGGGTCTGTCTGAGGCAGACCGGGAACGATTTCTTTCGAACGTCATCGGCGGCACCGAAGAGACCACCACCGGCGTCATCCGGCTCAGGAGCATGGAAAAGGACGGGGTGCTCCAGTTCCCCATCATCTCCGTCAACGATGCCGACACCAAACACCTCTTTGACAACCGTTACGGGACCGGCCAGAGCACCGTGGACGGGATTATCCGGGCCACCAACCGGCTCATTGCCGGCGCGGTCTTCGTGGTCAGCGGCTATGGCTGGTGCGGACGGGGCGTGGCCACTCGGGCCAAGGGTCACGGAGCCCATGTGATCGTGTGTGAAGTGAGTCCTCTTCGGGCCTTGGAGGCGGTTATGGACGGGTTCCAGGTCATGCCCATTGCCCGGGCAGCGCCGCTGGGAGACTTTTTCTGCACCCTGACAGGGGACATGAACGTCATCCGGGCCGAGCATTTCTTGGTCATGAAAGACGGGGCCATGGTCTCCAACTCGGGCCACTTTGATGTGGAACTGGATCTCAAGGGGCTCGCCGATGCCTCACAGACCAGGCGTCCCGTCAGGGAGTTTGTGGAGGAATTCAGCCTCAAAAACGGTCGCAGGGTCTATCTGCTGGGGGAAGGACGGCTTATCAACCTGGCCGCCGCAGAAGGACACCCCTCCAGCGTCATGGACATGAGCTTTGCCAACCAGGCCCTGTCAGCGGAATATATGGCCAAAAGCCACGCCGATCTCAAGAAAAAGGTCTACCCGGTCCCTGCGGAGATCGACGAGGAGATCGCGCGACTCAAGCTTAAATCCATGGGGATCGAGATCGACACGCTCACAGAAGAGCAGGAACGGTACCTCTCCTCATGGGAGATGGGCACCTGA
- a CDS encoding AMP-binding protein gives MKREGSIESSRPFPGNLSMLLDVCREQNPERDGIGTPEKMLTFAEYHDKVCRLACGLRRFGVQRKDRVILSSLAPLGYALVSLAVFRLGAVLVPVNPRMGPYELAHILSETRPRLVVCNAVMIPTILKACELVREAPSPSLITLDEKVPSTPVVEEIALSEPLCRCEKMAADETAMIVFTAAMEGYPLGAQLTHGSLYYDSIAFARQSFRESGADSEILFSLLPLFHSYGFTNGFLVPLVGAVTCLLLGTSIRGRTVVDLMARYRPTQIISVPAIFHGLLKPLSEKPGFLAGIRNLTSGGIGISKKLLDLYEEKLGLIISEGYGLTEASPVVTWNGLDRPPKFGTVGPPLSCCQVKIVSDGGEEVPPGDEGEVLVKGSNLFSGYLGRPEHTQKSFVDGWFKTGDLGRLDDESYLTITGLKKDMINVFGLKAYPREIERLLGNHPDIASARIRGEWHHRYGEIVAGDIHLKPGRTMSERSFFDWCRHHISPYKIPRTIRIH, from the coding sequence ATGAAACGTGAAGGATCAATAGAGAGTTCAAGACCTTTCCCCGGCAATCTCAGCATGTTGCTCGATGTATGCAGGGAACAAAACCCCGAAAGAGACGGGATCGGTACGCCTGAGAAGATGCTGACCTTTGCCGAATACCACGACAAGGTCTGTCGCCTGGCCTGTGGACTGAGAAGGTTCGGGGTGCAACGAAAGGACCGGGTGATCCTTTCTTCCCTTGCCCCGTTGGGCTATGCCCTCGTGTCTCTGGCGGTCTTCCGGCTTGGCGCGGTCCTCGTCCCGGTGAACCCGCGAATGGGGCCGTATGAACTGGCCCACATCCTCTCTGAGACGCGACCCCGGCTTGTGGTGTGCAATGCCGTCATGATTCCGACCATCCTGAAGGCCTGCGAACTTGTCAGGGAAGCCCCCTCCCCTTCCCTCATTACACTTGATGAAAAGGTCCCCTCTACCCCGGTTGTGGAAGAGATTGCCCTTTCCGAGCCCCTGTGCCGTTGCGAAAAAATGGCAGCGGACGAGACTGCCATGATTGTATTCACCGCCGCCATGGAGGGATATCCATTAGGGGCGCAACTGACCCACGGGTCTCTTTATTACGACAGTATTGCCTTTGCCCGACAATCCTTCCGGGAAAGCGGCGCCGACTCAGAGATCCTGTTCTCCCTCCTCCCCCTGTTTCATTCTTATGGGTTCACCAACGGCTTTCTGGTCCCCCTGGTCGGCGCTGTCACCTGTCTCTTATTGGGGACTTCCATTCGGGGAAGGACGGTGGTGGACCTCATGGCCCGCTACAGACCCACCCAGATCATCTCGGTGCCCGCCATATTTCACGGATTGCTGAAGCCCTTATCCGAGAAACCCGGGTTCCTGGCCGGGATTCGAAATCTGACCAGCGGCGGCATAGGGATTTCGAAAAAACTCCTGGATCTGTACGAAGAGAAACTCGGATTGATCATCAGCGAGGGCTATGGTCTGACAGAGGCCTCCCCGGTGGTGACCTGGAACGGCCTCGACAGGCCGCCCAAGTTCGGAACCGTGGGTCCTCCCCTCTCCTGCTGTCAGGTGAAGATCGTGTCCGATGGCGGGGAGGAAGTCCCCCCGGGAGATGAGGGGGAAGTTTTGGTGAAGGGCTCAAATCTCTTTTCCGGATATCTCGGCCGGCCGGAGCATACCCAAAAGTCCTTTGTGGACGGCTGGTTCAAAACCGGCGACCTTGGGCGTCTCGATGACGAAAGTTATCTGACCATAACCGGCCTCAAAAAGGATATGATCAATGTCTTCGGGTTGAAGGCATATCCGAGGGAGATCGAAAGACTCCTTGGAAACCATCCGGATATTGCGTCCGCCCGCATCCGGGGGGAATGGCATCATCGGTATGGCGAGATCGTAGCCGGCGACATCCATTTGAAACCTGGACGGACCATGTCCGAGAGGTCTTTCTTCGACTGGTGCCGGCACCATATATCTCCATACAAGATCCCCCGCACCATCCGGATTCATTAG
- a CDS encoding (Fe-S)-binding protein produces the protein MEPLTINRKESKLRVAPEWADVCFACGTCAGGCPVTGVDGMDPRKAVRMAALGLDQELIDSRFPWICTLCGRCEYACPQGVEILKMMRRARTLRERDKVPGPIHKGVVMCLERGNNLGIPKDDFLFLLADLSKEMSEDEGFPGFYAPVDQKGANILVTVNSKEPFGEPDDMKFWWRIFYAARESWTTTSTNWEGVNWGLFSGDDESMREITGRIVKHLEELECKTLLLPEUGHAYYATRLSLQTWFPEVFEKYRVVSVHELLKEYIETGRIKVDKSIHEELTTVHDPCNYGRKSMKAFGEAFFEEPRWVTQQCCENYVEMHPNRMNNFCCGAGGGAWAMPYDAERIYYGRVKAKQIMDTGAKMVIAPCHNCRDQIMKALTKEYGLGIETKYLWELVADSLIIEPWTEEEIQKANELRDAQYERDEIDLDEEM, from the coding sequence ATGGAACCGCTAACCATCAATCGTAAAGAGAGCAAGCTGCGGGTTGCCCCGGAATGGGCCGACGTCTGCTTCGCCTGCGGCACCTGCGCGGGAGGCTGTCCCGTAACCGGCGTGGACGGCATGGACCCGAGGAAGGCTGTTCGCATGGCGGCGCTGGGTCTCGACCAGGAGCTGATCGATTCACGGTTCCCGTGGATCTGCACCCTGTGCGGCCGCTGCGAATATGCCTGTCCCCAGGGCGTGGAGATCCTGAAGATGATGCGCCGCGCAAGGACCCTCAGAGAGCGGGACAAGGTCCCCGGACCGATCCACAAGGGCGTGGTCATGTGCCTGGAGAGGGGGAACAATCTCGGGATTCCCAAAGACGATTTCCTCTTTCTGCTGGCCGATTTGTCCAAGGAGATGTCTGAGGACGAAGGATTCCCCGGTTTCTATGCCCCGGTGGATCAGAAGGGTGCCAATATACTGGTGACCGTCAATTCCAAAGAACCTTTTGGGGAACCCGATGACATGAAGTTCTGGTGGCGCATCTTCTACGCCGCCAGGGAGAGCTGGACCACCACCTCGACGAATTGGGAAGGGGTCAACTGGGGCCTTTTTTCCGGCGATGATGAGTCCATGAGGGAAATCACCGGCAGGATTGTCAAACATCTGGAGGAATTGGAGTGCAAGACGCTACTCCTGCCCGAGTGAGGCCACGCCTACTATGCGACTAGGCTTAGTCTGCAAACGTGGTTCCCAGAGGTTTTTGAGAAATACAGAGTGGTTTCAGTGCATGAGCTGCTGAAAGAATACATCGAGACCGGAAGGATCAAGGTCGATAAATCCATCCATGAGGAGCTGACCACGGTACACGATCCCTGCAACTACGGTCGAAAAAGCATGAAGGCCTTTGGAGAGGCCTTTTTCGAAGAACCGAGGTGGGTCACCCAGCAGTGTTGTGAAAATTACGTGGAGATGCACCCCAACCGGATGAACAATTTCTGCTGCGGGGCCGGGGGTGGGGCCTGGGCTATGCCCTATGATGCTGAGAGGATATACTACGGCCGGGTCAAGGCCAAACAGATCATGGACACCGGGGCCAAGATGGTCATCGCCCCCTGTCACAACTGCCGGGACCAGATTATGAAGGCGCTTACCAAAGAATATGGTCTTGGAATCGAGACCAAGTATCTTTGGGAACTGGTGGCGGATTCCCTGATCATCGAACCGTGGACCGAGGAAGAGATCCAGAAGGCCAATGAGCTGAGAGACGCCCAGTACGAAAGGGACGAGATCGATCTGGACGAAGAAATGTAG
- a CDS encoding glutaconyl-CoA decarboxylase subunit alpha: MRPYFEKMTPLGKPLTDKQKTDSEENVLEIKKVEEAVGEAVEAVKNAGIPAEIIKKRGQLTVWERIEYLIDPGTWCPLHTLYNPQFNEEGTTGVIDGLAKINGKWAVVIGFDNKVMAGAWISGQADNQLRVTDMAKRLHVPLVWIVNCSGVKLPEQQEVYANRRGNGTTFFRHAELEKVGVPVLAGIYGTNPAGGGYQGISPTILLAHKDANIAVGGGGIVSGMSPKGSFDEDGAEQLIEATRHFKEVPPGSVPIHYNETGFFKEVYDTEEGVLDALKKYMDMVPAYHPDFFRVAEPKAPKFSGEDINHIVAFNQKRSYNFDEMLARLFDNSEHMEFRPGYGPEVYTGLAKINGFLMGFIGNRQGFLGAKYPEYAPYPGVGGKLYRQGLIKMNEFVTLCGRDRVPIVWFQDTSGIDVGDIAEKAELLGLGQSLIYSIEQTDVPQICIILRKGTAAAHYIMGGPTANNHNAFTLGTPTTEIYVMHGETAAAASFARRLVKEKDAGRPLGPVIDKMNALAKEYYDNSRPIYCAKRGYVDEIVSFPRIRDYLVVFAGCAYQNPTSICPHHHMMLPRIIKG; this comes from the coding sequence ATGAGACCCTATTTTGAAAAGATGACACCTTTGGGGAAACCCCTTACAGATAAACAGAAGACCGATTCCGAGGAAAATGTCCTTGAAATCAAAAAGGTGGAAGAGGCGGTAGGCGAGGCCGTGGAGGCGGTGAAAAACGCCGGAATTCCGGCCGAAATCATAAAGAAACGCGGCCAGCTGACCGTGTGGGAGCGGATCGAATATCTCATCGATCCCGGGACCTGGTGCCCGCTCCATACCCTGTATAACCCGCAGTTTAACGAGGAGGGCACCACCGGCGTTATTGACGGACTGGCCAAGATCAACGGCAAATGGGCCGTGGTCATCGGTTTTGACAACAAGGTGATGGCAGGGGCCTGGATCAGCGGACAGGCCGACAATCAACTGCGGGTGACGGACATGGCCAAACGGCTTCATGTCCCCCTGGTGTGGATCGTCAACTGCAGCGGCGTTAAACTGCCGGAGCAGCAGGAGGTTTATGCAAACCGGCGGGGAAACGGCACCACCTTCTTCCGTCATGCCGAACTGGAAAAGGTGGGGGTGCCGGTACTGGCCGGCATCTATGGCACCAACCCGGCCGGCGGCGGGTATCAGGGGATCAGCCCCACCATTCTTCTGGCGCATAAGGATGCCAATATCGCCGTGGGCGGCGGCGGGATCGTGAGCGGGATGAGTCCCAAGGGATCTTTTGATGAAGACGGGGCCGAGCAGTTGATCGAGGCGACACGCCATTTCAAAGAGGTGCCGCCGGGCAGCGTTCCCATCCACTACAATGAGACCGGCTTCTTCAAAGAGGTCTATGATACGGAAGAAGGGGTCCTGGATGCCCTGAAAAAATACATGGACATGGTCCCGGCCTACCACCCCGACTTCTTCCGGGTGGCCGAGCCCAAGGCGCCCAAATTCTCAGGGGAGGATATCAATCATATCGTCGCCTTCAACCAGAAGCGGAGCTACAACTTCGATGAGATGCTTGCCCGTCTCTTTGACAACAGCGAGCACATGGAGTTCAGGCCCGGCTACGGTCCCGAGGTCTATACCGGCCTGGCCAAGATCAATGGGTTCCTTATGGGATTTATCGGGAACCGTCAGGGATTCTTAGGGGCCAAATATCCTGAATACGCCCCCTATCCGGGTGTCGGCGGCAAGCTGTACCGCCAGGGTCTCATCAAGATGAATGAATTCGTCACCCTCTGCGGCCGGGACCGGGTCCCGATCGTATGGTTTCAGGATACTTCGGGCATCGATGTGGGGGATATTGCGGAGAAGGCGGAACTCCTGGGTTTGGGCCAGTCCCTCATATACTCCATCGAGCAGACAGATGTGCCCCAGATATGTATCATTTTGAGGAAGGGGACCGCGGCGGCCCACTATATTATGGGAGGCCCCACGGCCAATAATCATAACGCCTTTACATTAGGAACCCCCACCACGGAGATCTACGTCATGCACGGCGAGACCGCGGCCGCGGCCTCATTCGCCAGGCGGCTGGTCAAGGAAAAGGATGCGGGACGGCCTCTCGGGCCGGTCATCGACAAGATGAACGCCCTGGCAAAGGAGTATTACGACAACTCACGGCCCATCTACTGCGCCAAGAGGGGGTATGTGGACGAGATCGTGTCTTTTCCGCGAATAAGGGACTACCTGGTGGTTTTTGCAGGCTGCGCCTATCAGAATCCGACATCCATCTGCCCCCATCACCACATGATGCTCCCGAGGATTATCAAGGGATAA
- the metK gene encoding methionine adenosyltransferase, whose translation MKPSNFLFTSESVTEGHPDKVADRISDSILDAILEQDLKARVACETLVTTGMAMISGEITTSAYVDMPEVVRNTIRDIGYRNSSMGFDWETCAVLSTIDKQSPDIAMGVNGTGLFKEQGAGDQGLMFGYACTETKTLMPMPIYLAHGLTRRLAHVRKSGQLPWLRPDGKSQVTVEYKEGSPSRIHSVVIAAQHNPDVDYDTLREAIIEQVIQEVIPPEMLDKQTEYFINTTGRFVVGGPMGDCGLTGRKIIMDTYGGFGYHGGGAFSGKDPSKVDRSASYMCRYIAKNIVAAGLAERCEIQVAYTIGRAQPVSVMVGAYSTGVLPSSELTEIVKKEFDLRPAAIIERLDLLRPIYAKTCNYGHFGREKSEFTWEKTDAIEALKKAVK comes from the coding sequence ATGAAACCATCCAACTTTTTATTCACCTCCGAGTCGGTCACCGAAGGCCATCCCGATAAGGTTGCCGACCGGATCTCCGACAGCATTCTGGATGCCATCTTGGAACAAGACCTCAAGGCGAGGGTGGCGTGTGAGACCCTGGTGACCACCGGCATGGCCATGATCTCAGGCGAGATCACCACATCCGCTTACGTGGATATGCCGGAGGTCGTGAGAAATACCATCAGGGACATCGGTTACAGAAATTCCTCCATGGGGTTTGACTGGGAAACATGCGCGGTGCTCTCCACCATTGACAAGCAGTCCCCGGATATTGCCATGGGAGTGAACGGGACAGGTCTTTTCAAGGAGCAGGGGGCGGGCGATCAGGGTCTCATGTTCGGGTACGCATGCACTGAAACCAAGACACTGATGCCGATGCCGATCTACCTTGCCCATGGTCTGACCAGGAGACTGGCCCACGTGCGAAAATCCGGCCAACTTCCCTGGCTGAGGCCGGACGGCAAATCCCAGGTCACTGTTGAATATAAAGAGGGAAGTCCTTCCAGAATTCATTCGGTGGTTATCGCGGCCCAGCATAACCCTGATGTGGATTACGATACCCTTCGCGAGGCCATCATTGAACAGGTCATCCAGGAGGTGATCCCTCCTGAGATGCTGGATAAACAGACCGAATATTTTATCAACACAACGGGCCGGTTTGTGGTAGGAGGTCCCATGGGAGATTGCGGCCTCACCGGACGGAAGATTATTATGGACACCTATGGCGGATTCGGGTATCACGGCGGCGGGGCTTTTTCCGGAAAAGATCCCTCCAAGGTGGACCGGAGCGCCTCCTATATGTGCCGGTATATCGCGAAGAATATTGTGGCCGCAGGATTGGCGGAAAGGTGCGAAATCCAGGTGGCATACACCATTGGACGGGCCCAACCCGTTTCGGTGATGGTCGGCGCCTACAGTACGGGCGTCCTTCCCAGCAGTGAGTTGACGGAGATCGTCAAAAAGGAGTTTGACCTGAGGCCGGCGGCGATTATCGAACGGCTCGACCTTCTCAGACCGATCTATGCCAAGACCTGCAACTACGGTCACTTCGGCCGGGAGAAATCCGAATTTACCTGGGAAAAAACAGACGCGATCGAGGCCCTCAAGAAAGCGGTAAAATAG
- a CDS encoding DsrE family protein, producing MKVLFIITTDDGETIYNAMRLANVGVEKGDEVSVFMLGKGVTYEKSGSEEFNVMGQMEKFEGDFYV from the coding sequence ATGAAAGTCCTGTTTATCATCACGACCGACGATGGAGAAACCATCTACAATGCCATGCGGCTGGCCAATGTGGGCGTTGAAAAGGGCGACGAGGTGAGTGTGTTCATGCTGGGCAAAGGGGTAACCTACGAGAAGAGCGGGAGTGAGGAATTCAATGTCATGGGTCAGATGGAGAAATTCGAAGGCGATTTCTATGTCTGA